The genomic DNA CAAAAGAGCGTCTGAGTGCAGAGTTGGCCCGGCATGGCAATGCTCTTGTAGGAAGGACGCTGCTAGGCGGGTGTCCACCGCTTCCGCCACAAACGATTCTCGTATTCGGTCGAGAGGATAGGGAAGTTGAGCCTGCCTTATCACGGATACGGCGGCCTGGACTCTCTCATCGGTGCCGGGAGCCATCTCGCGTCTTGTATGTGACAAGAGCGACTGGCAGCGGCCTTGGGTCGAATAAGCCTGACGAGCTCTTGTTGGCGAACAATGAAAGACTGGACGAGCTGGTCGTTGCAATGGTTCACAGTCTAGTTAGGCAGGTACCTTGGCTGGCGGCCAGGTCCCTGTGGAGTGCAGCATTGCAAACCCCTGGCTTCTCACCGGCTTGAGGTACCTATGTAGCGCCAAGCAACAGCACCCAACACGTGAACTGGGGGCTGCGGGAGGAACTTTAGCGCCCGCTCCTGGCTATATATACTGTAGTTACAGGCTATcggcaggcagggaggggcCTTGACacaacagcggcagcggctgtgCAGCTGGGATCAACGAGCGAGACACTTTCCAGTGCTCACACTTCTTCCGGCGTTGGGATTTCTCATCCGCATGGGCTACCAGGAACTCGCATGTCCATGTTCAAGGACTTTCCTTGTCGGGATATCAAGACACTCAAACCGCACCTTGAGCTCAGTCAGTACATGCGCCTTACAAACTCCCATCTACTAACACCGCTTATACGACGTTGAACAGAACGGCACTTGTGAGTTTGGCCCACAGTCTCCACTGATGGCCATTTGAGCTCATGGGTGCCGACGGCGCTTCGTTGCCGAACCGAAACTGTGCGACGGAGCAGGAGGCAGCTGCGCCCCATCGTGATGTCGCTGACGATGTGTGGACGGCAGCGAATCGGTATCTGACCCGTCATCAGGTCATAGTAGCCTCTCCCATCTCCGGTGGTGACGAGTCTCCAggggtgacgatgacggcaagGGCACACGGGCGCGTTACGTCGGGCGGGCGTTTCTTTCTCGCAGCAAACACGGagccagcgcccgcccgcgcagTTTGCTCACACCTACTTCGTAGCTTCTACGCGCCGGGATGGACAGTCTCACGAGCAGCAGGTGCCCCTTGGCTTGTGTacgaggtacgaagtacaggtAAGTGGCAgacacggcctcggccaaggcgcgtTCGACACGTCGTGACATTACAAAGCActtcgccgtcatcatgtcCGTTATCGGTCCCccggcatcatcagcatTCAGCACGGCAACAGCCGCGGCCTTGCCTTGTTTGCTGTCAGCCCCAGCTGGGCGAGCGTGTGCTGCCTGCCGATGCGACCAAAGCGAACAGCCTCCGTATGCTTCCAGTCCTTCCAGAACAAGAGAGTCCTAAATGAGCAGAGTACCAgacttgcccccccccccaccgtCGCAGACAGACACCATCCATCAGCAGGGGGGGCGATCGGCTGCTCCCACACGCTGCGCACCGTCTGGAATGCCCGTTAGCGGCGCCGGGGTCGCACTTACACTCATGTCATGCGCGCCTTTCATCGCCGCTCATCAGCGTCCGGCACCGTTGCCGAGGGCAAGAGCATGAGCATGTTTATTGCATGCGTGGATGGGCAGATAGACGACGCCTCAAGGGAAAGTCCCAACTGCCTGGGTAGTCGCGGCCTTGTGACCCCCCTTTGCGACGCGCCGAGCTCTagcatgctgctgctgctgctgttgccaAGATGGCGGATTGCGGGGTTTGAGACAGAGAGAGCAAGGTTCCAGACAAGGCTCCGCGAAAAAAAGGTGGTGTGACGGAGAGCTGGCGAAttgccggcgacggagacAGACAAACGCAAGCCACCTCCATGTGCTCACTGGCCTGCCGAGCTCcaacccaccaccaccaccaccaccaccatctgGGCGCGCCCCCTGCCGAACCAAAGTGCGTAGTAATGTATTACTTTCAATAAAGAGCCAGCCGTCCAGCCGTGTGGCAGAAGGGGGACAGTGCTGGCCAGGCTCTTCCTCCCTCGTTCCTCTCACCAAGGCACTTTATCACACTCACAACACCAACGCCTACACGGATGGTTCCTTCCCAGACACCTGGACGGCAGTCGCGCCCGTGGTCTGTACTTTGTCCTCTAGAGTCAGACCCcgcggcctgcagctcgcTGCAGCTCTCATGAAGATGCCATCTTGTTGTCCCTTCCAACCTCGCttccatcctcgtcatcatcgacatcgTCACCGGCATCAATAATAGCTTCCCCGTCGCAACACCGTCGTCTGTTACCGTGACACGGTATCGATACTATCCTTCCCTTTTGTCTCACCTCGTCCCGAGTTATCCAACCCTACTCTCGGAGATCAGCCTACTCGCAGCAACAACGTcatggcggccttgatgccTCTAGAGTCCCCTTTGGCGGACCCCTCACTTGCTCCCCTACCTCGCACGCCCGCGGAGTTCCCTGCCCCATTGAACACAACCTTGCTCGGTACCTCGTACGGTGCCAAGAATTGTGTTGTCAAAATCAATGTCTTCGGTCACCacgcggccaaggccttcACGACGGGCGAGTTGATCCGCGGAACAGTCAACGTCACTGCCCCCATTGACATACCGTTtcgcaccatcaccatcaccctGGTCGGCTGTGCTCGGACTACGTCGTACATGGGCTGGACTGGGGGCCCGAAGACGTACCGGATTCCTCTCATTAGAGCCCCCATGTTGCCGTATGGGTGGTTGCCGGACCCGGCCATCGAAGGCAAGTTCACTTCGAAGACAACGTACAGGCAGCAATTCAGCTTTGTGATCCCGGAACAGCTCCCTAGCTTCCACTGCTTTGGAGCCTGCAGCAATCCCGACGCCGCGGAGCGCCACAAGCGGTTTCATCCCACCACGGGGAATTTCCATCTCGATGACCTGGCCCCGACGGTCACCAACATCATCTACTACATTAGCGTGGAGGCGGTTCTGAAGGAAGGCGATGATCCCAAGATGTCGAAACTGTTCCAGGCGTCATATCCCCTCCCGATTTTCCCGTATTGCCCAGATGAGCCCCCCCGCATCATCACAAACCAGGACGTCAGGTACAACATGTGCAACACCAAGAAGCTCAGAAGGTGGTTGATGCCTTTCTCGAGGTCTCTTGGCACACTCACGGCCGTCGCATCCCAACCCCCCGCCATCATGATGAACGCGCACACCCTCGCGACAACCCCGACCTGCGCCCGTATCAACTTGTTATTCACGCCAACGACACGAGGACAAGGCCCCCCCCACATCGGCTCAATCAAGGTTGCCCTCAAGGCCTGCACTTTCTTCAGCACCCGGCCGATGGACTGCATCCCTGACATGGGCGATGCACCGCCTGCCTTGACGGCTAGTATCCCGCTCGAGTACTCGACGAagcgcgtcctcgtcaccgtgTTCCCGGACGCCCCATCATGGAAGCGTGAGCAGTGCGAGAAATGCCGCGGACAAGGATCCCCGAGCTCTTCTGTTTGCTTTAAACCCAGCCTTGACGATATGGGCCTTGACAAGAATGACGCGCCCATGATTGACACACGCGAGgtgcccgagggcgaggaacAACAGCACCGGCCACCTACGGTATCGTGGCCGATTGCGCCACCTGAACATCGGTGCGAGTATCCCTCGTATCAAGCGCTACTCAGGATACGATTTGGTCTCGAAAATCAAAAGGGCACCATGTTTCTGCCCACGTTTTACTCGTGTACGATTGCGCGGACGTATAAGCTCAAGCTGAGGATGATTGTCGGTCCAGCGAGACACACCATGAAATTTGGTGTGCCTCTGCAGATCGGCGTGGAGCGTTACTCCCAATCTAAACGCGAACCCGAACCACGCTCACTAGGCCCGAATCcggatgagggcgagggcgtaACGCAGCATGAAGTGCCTGCCGTGCATGGCcagggacgaggagaggagTCATCAGGGGAGGAGTCGTGAACTGGCTGGCAATGTTCTCCAGATATGTTGCGCTGGGTGTGGTGTGCTTGCTCGCATGGAACTAGTCGCCCAGCGCTCATGGTTTGACGATAGCGAGATGGCTTGTCGTCTCGACATCAATAGCGAGACACCTCATCGTTCATACGAGGGGTGTTTGTGCCAGGCTCTCGACACAAGTTGTATTAGCTGTTATCAATACTAATGTCAGCGGATTGCTCATTTCATGCATTTGGTACGCAGACCGACCGATCGTCGTAGGTGTCCCAGATGGGGTAACAAGACGCAGGAAACGGAAGTCGTCACTTGGAGGACGCGGCCTCGCGACAGGCCTGCGGATCGAGGGGCTTTCGAAACAGCCAAGCGGAATGCCACCCCCAAGGACAGTTTTGACGCCAAGAGTTGGCGCATGGGGAACGTTCAGAATAACCACGATGAAATGCAGAAGCGATGTCTTGATATGCAAACATGACAGATGTAACGCCAGCCATGCCGCGGCACGAATACCTAAAAAGACATACCAGAAAATGGAggcaaccaaccaacccaaAAGCCACACGACACAAGGCACCTGTCCCGTACTCGCACACCTAGTGTATCTCACACGATGACGACAGTTTCTTATGCTGTCGTCTTTCCCCCACCGGGAGCGAGCCCCCTATACATGTAATGACAAAAAGTCATAGCTCACGACGGTGCTTCTGCTCCTCCTTTGTCTCGTCTCaagtggcggcgccgccggttcTTGGTGGTAGTGTAACGGTGTTAGTGCAGCATGTAGGATAGGTCGGGGAGGTTGCGCAGTATGTCGGCTACGAGCTGGTCGTCTGCGATGGGTGGATTTGCccctggagctggaggagctgctgctactgcggcggccgctgctgcaaTTGTTggttttgttgttgttgctgtctGTCTAGTGGCCAGCgatgcggtggcggcggtggtagtggtagtggtagAGGCGGGTGGTAGAGGGAAGGGCGTGTCGGCCGGATTGGATGGTCCGAGGGACGGCGTGGGGGGCTCCTGGACagggctcctcctcgtcgcggccgcggccgccggttTCGGAGTGCCGGCCTCGGGTGCGCCGTGGACGGGCAAGGGTGAggctgccgtggccgacgtaTCCCAGGGGTCGAGgtcgctgctcgacggggcGCCGTGGGTGATGGTCGTTACGAGGGTATGCTGGGactcaccctcctcctcctctgcgctagacgacgacgacgagtcgtgCCAGTCGGAGTCCTGGGCGGCCCAGGGGTCGTTGGGCGTGCGGCTAGGCGCGGCCTTGATGTGGATTTCTGTGCTCGGGAGGAGGGTGGACTCGTCTGTGTCGTCGGGCGGGATGACGCTGGCGCGATCAAGGggtgtcgcggcggcggcggcgatggtggtggtgtgggaGGCGTTGACGTCTAGGGGGGCGGGTAGTGACGGGGCGGTGGACGACGGTTCTGGCTGTGCGGCCGTCTCTGGTGACACCATCTCGCCCCattcgtcgtcctcgtcctcgtcttcctcttcggcggtggtgtcgtcgttggctACCGGATGGGATTGCGTCAGGGGGGACAACGGCTGTcgtgtcgccggcgtcgcctctggcggccgggggagctgcagcgacgccggcctctcCAGCGACTGCTTGGGCTCGACTGGAGGCGCATCTTGCGACTGCTTGTGCTCCGCAGCGTccggcatcggcatcagCTCAGGCTGTCGAGCAGCCAGGGGGGACGAGGGtaagctgctgctgctccaggcGAACGCCGGCTCGGTGGGCGACATGACGCTCCCCCTGACAACAGCCGACGCCTGCCGCCCATGGcccccgacgcccgccgccgcgcccttgctcttcttcgccctgagcagctcgccaatctccacgggcggcgcctccgagTCCCAGTTGAAcaggttgccgccgccgcccgcgccgagccTGCGGCCCAGcacgacgcgcccgccgatcgagtcctcctccatccagcGCCGCACGATGCGCAGCGTTTTGTCGCGGACGTGCGAGCCGGCCCAGCTAACGCGCAcgtagccgtcgtcgtcgtcgcccccaCCCCCGCCGTTGTACTTGCGGATGGAGCCGAAGCGCGACACATGGTACCAGGCTTTCCGCTCAGAGACGCTGGCAAAGgtgtcgtcgatgatgacatCGGGGACGGGCTCGGGGTCGACGGACGTGGAGGGTGTGGAAGGAAATAGCCGGTCCAGCTGAGTTAGGTCGATGGGGAAGGGGACGGGGGGTAATTTTAGCCTTGAGCCAGAGTCGACACGCTGTTCGGTGTCTGGTAGAGGTTTTTGGTCTTCGTCCCCGGCCGTTGGCTCCGGCGCAGACTTGTCCACCTCTTCGTTGTCCTCCGAACCGGCCATGCCCTCGTGCTgaagctcctcgtcgaacGCTTCTGCGACCTGAATGTCGGGAACCTGCAGTGCTACATCCGTGTCTACCGCGATAGCTGTGGGCTCCTTTGTTGACGTGCTCAATGCTTCCGAAGAGGCTGCGTTTCTGTGGGCGATGCCATCAAACATCTCCACCAGCTCCTGCACCTTCGATGGCTTCCTGTCTTCCTCTAGCGGCTCATCTGATGTGGCGACTTCGCGAGAGCCATCTTCACCGCACGTTAATTTCTCAGATGTGTCGGGCTTCGCTATTTCGTCAACCACCTCGCCCGGTCCGTCGGCAGGATCGGATGCTGCCGCTTCTTTGAGTACTGCCGACACGTCCACTCCCCATATATCATGTGCGCGCTCATCAATGGAGCTCGATCGTCTCACTTTACCATCGTTGTAGGTATCGCGTCGCTGTGTGTCGTCTTCTCCCAGGCTGATGGCCGAGTCCGCCGTCCGTTCCTCGCGCCGACCAGagggctcctcctccacgtcgGTCCTCTTCGTCGAACCCAGTCCACCCCACGGATCCGGCGAGGGTTCCCTCacggccgcgcccgcagcagGCTTTATCCCAGGGCTCCTCCCCCATCCAGGACTCTCGGCGCCCGCGTTCCAGCCCCCCCACGCATCGTCCgggtcctcgagctcccgACCCCAAGGCGCGGCCAACACCCTTCGCGGGCTACTgcctctgctgccgccatcggccgCGAAATGTGCCTGCCGCGGTGCGGTAGGTAGGCCtagcttcgccgccgcagcagcagcatcagggTGCAGGGCATTGCCGTCGTCTGCTGTCGACCACGGATCACCGCCCCAGGGATCTTCCAtgcctgggcgcggcggcggggcatGTCGCGTGCTCACTCGCCTGCGCCAGGACTGCTCCCCGCGGATCGAGCCGGGGGGGAAGAAAACGAGTCAGTCGCAAGGAAAGGAGCTGGTTATGGCATCGAAGGCTTCGGCATGGCGCGTAATTGCTCGGGGGTGGATGCTGCaggcgttggcgccgcgtGGACTCGGTCGCGTTGGCTGAAGGAAAGGGTGCCTGTCGGGGAGCGTTGCCAAGCTAAAGAGCTCCTGCTGGGTCCGGCGGCAGTCCAATGGACGAGCCTGTTATTCAACTTCTCTAATTAGAGCGAACCGTGATGTAGCACGAGTGCGAATTGCGTCGAGGCCAGGTGAGAATGAGGGAGCAGAACAGTTCTGTGCTAACGGACGGCAACGTCGGCCGCGGAGGTGACGTTAGGGGTCCCGGCGCGTTAAAGCTGTCAGGCCCACCACACCTCCGCATCCGCCGGACTTCGGGTTAGctctccaccaccgccacaaggtacggagtaccaaggtacctaaggtaccaACGCATTACACAGTGCCTTACCTTTATAGGAGTCAATGTCAAAGCGTCCAGAAAATATCTAGTTGCTATTTTACGTATGAGCCTATCTGGCGTTAGTTGTTCCATGCCGAGCAATACGTTGAAGATGCTTGTTTGGCACCAGGCACCCCAGTCAATGTCAATGCCAACCCTCGCGCCAACGCTAAATAGCATCGTTTCCCGTCAAGGTATTATCGTCTCCAGTCCGCTTCTCCCACCCTCTAACTCTACAGACTGATTTCGTGACCAGGCCTCAGACTCCATTCCTTGGTTCGGCCTGTCCCTGTCTTCTCTGCGACCAACTCAACCGTATTCTTCACTTCGGCGCGAGACACGTTGCCGCGAAGCTGGTGGAAGATGAAGTCGATCGTACCAGCCTTTGAGAGTGCCTTGTTATCGAGAATTGCTCGCTTGACATCGTTCAAAAGCTCAGACTTGACCAATTTCACGGGACCGGGGGCTGCGCCGCTGTTTGCTCCGAGGGCTGCGAAAGCGTTCGCTGGGGTGGGTGGAGGGGCCATTTTACCCGGACCCTCGCCCGGCTGCGTGCCTTTGCCAGCCTTGCTCTTTTGTTCGGTCTCCCAGTACTGGCCCGACCAAGGGTCAATACCCCAAGTATGCGAGAGGCCCTCTGCTTGCCGAGTTAGCACACGCTGCAACAGTTGTCAAGGGGAAACGTACCGTGAATAAACTCCATTTTGTGCTCGTACACGGCCCGGTTCGGTCCAAGTCGATTGTGGTCTTCAAAACAGAGACCAGTACTCTCGGGCTCCATGGTGTTCGCAAAGATTCGTCGCGCGAGCCCAGCGTCCTCGGAATCATCGAGAAATCCGTCCAtgtcatcctcgtcgtccaggtcctcgtcatcatcgtcgacgtcgacgtcttcgccTTCTTCGTCCTGCCACTCGGCCTCCGAGTCATAGTCGTAGTCCAGTGGCGAGCGCCGATCGGTCGTTCTGCGCGCCAATTTGTGCATATTTCCGGGGCCCATCGCGAAAGGTTTGAATGTGACAGTCCCGTAGTATGCAGGACGAACGTCTTGAGAGAAGGCGATTACCTTCATCGGCACCCTAGAAAGCTGTTTTCGAACGGTCTCAAGTGTGTTTTCGGCGGAACCTCCAGTGGTTCCAGTCTTCTCTGCCTCTTTGAAGGCCTTCTCCATGATGTGCCTGACCGGGTGGTGCAATTttccgcgccgaggaggcttGCAGGGGAGAGACAAGAGTTCTACAGAATCAAAGGCACCGGCCTTGCACTCGTGCAC from Purpureocillium takamizusanense chromosome 4, complete sequence includes the following:
- a CDS encoding uncharacterized protein (COG:S~EggNog:ENOG503NZ9S), whose translation is MAALMPLESPLADPSLAPLPRTPAEFPAPLNTTLLGTSYGAKNCVVKINVFGHHAAKAFTTGELIRGTVNVTAPIDIPFRTITITLVGCARTTSYMGWTGGPKTYRIPLIRAPMLPYGWLPDPAIEGKFTSKTTYRQQFSFVIPEQLPSFHCFGACSNPDAAERHKRFHPTTGNFHLDDLAPTVTNIIYYISVEAVLKEGDDPKMSKLFQASYPLPIFPYCPDEPPRIITNQDVRYNMCNTKKLRRWLMPFSRSLGTLTAVASQPPAIMMNAHTLATTPTCARINLLFTPTTRGQGPPHIGSIKVALKACTFFSTRPMDCIPDMGDAPPALTASIPLEYSTKRVLVTVFPDAPSWKREQCEKCRGQGSPSSSVCFKPSLDDMGLDKNDAPMIDTREVPEGEEQQHRPPTVSWPIAPPEHRCEYPSYQALLRIRFGLENQKGTMFLPTFYSCTIARTYKLKLRMIVGPARHTMKFGVPLQIGVERYSQSKREPEPRSLGPNPDEGEGVTQHEVPAVHGQGRGEESSGEES
- a CDS encoding uncharacterized protein (EggNog:ENOG503P503) — its product is MEDPWGGDPWSTADDGNALHPDAAAAAAKLGLPTAPRQAHFAADGGSRGSSPRRVLAAPWGRELEDPDDAWGGWNAGAESPGWGRSPGIKPAAGAAVREPSPDPWGGLGSTKRTDVEEEPSGRREERTADSAISLGEDDTQRRDTYNDGKVRRSSSIDERAHDIWGVDVSAVLKEAAASDPADGPGEVVDEIAKPDTSEKLTCGEDGSREVATSDEPLEEDRKPSKVQELVEMFDGIAHRNAASSEALSTSTKEPTAIAVDTDVALQVPDIQVAEAFDEELQHEGMAGSEDNEEVDKSAPEPTAGDEDQKPLPDTEQRVDSGSRLKLPPVPFPIDLTQLDRLFPSTPSTSVDPEPVPDVIIDDTFASVSERKAWYHVSRFGSIRKYNGGGGGDDDDGYVRVSWAGSHVRDKTLRIVRRWMEEDSIGGRVVLGRRLGAGGGGNLFNWDSEAPPVEIGELLRAKKSKGAAAGVGGHGRQASAVVRGSVMSPTEPAFAWSSSSLPSSPLAARQPELMPMPDAAEHKQSQDAPPVEPKQSLERPASLQLPRPPEATPATRQPLSPLTQSHPVANDDTTAEEEDEDEDDEWGEMVSPETAAQPEPSSTAPSLPAPLDVNASHTTTIAAAAATPLDRASVIPPDDTDESTLLPSTEIHIKAAPSRTPNDPWAAQDSDWHDSSSSSSAEEEEGESQHTLVTTITHGAPSSSDLDPWDTSATAASPLPVHGAPEAGTPKPAAAAATRRSPVQEPPTPSLGPSNPADTPFPLPPASTTTTTTAATASLATRQTATTTKPTIAAAAAAVAAAPPAPGANPPIADDQLVADILRNLPDLSYMLH